A region of the Polaribacter sp. L3A8 genome:
TTTAAAAGACTTAAAAATAAAAGACGTGGAACGTTAGAAGATGTGTGAATGATGTAATTTAACTTACTAATTGTGTAAGTTTTTGTTTTGTTGGTTGCGCTACCTTTGTTTTATCTAAAATATAAAGCGTATGAAAACCACAGATTTAGAAAATTCAAAACCACATATATTAATTGAGATTATTGAATATGTTCCAAATTCAGTGGTTGCAAAAACAATTATTCGTAAAACTACAGGCAATGTAACTGTTGTTGCTATTGATATGGGAGAGGCGCTCAGTGAAAAAATTTCTCCATTTGATACATTTATTCAGATTATTGAAGGCAATGCCGAAGTAATAATAGATTCCAAATCCAATATATTAAAAGCGGGTGAAGGAATAATTATACCCGCACATACCTCTAATAATGTAAAAGCAAACGAACGTTTTAAAATGATTTCGACCATTATTAAAAGTGGGTATGAAGAATTCTAGATTCTTTATTTGTTTGTCTTATTCAAAATAGACCTAGTACCTTAATCTTGTTAGTTTCAATCACTCTTATCTTAATAGGAAAACCATTTATTTTAAGGAAGATGAATAAATAAAATATGGATAGATCAGAAAATAAAATTGGATTATGGTCGGCAGTTGGGTTAGGAGTTGGCGCAATGATTGGTGCTGGAATATTCGCATTAATGGGGCAAGCTGGGGATATTGCAGGGAAAGCAGTTTATATCTCTTTTATTTTAGGTGGAATTGTTGCAGCAATAAGTGGATATTCTCTGGCTAAGTTAGGAGCGCGTTTTCCTGCTGCCGGAGGTATTGTAGAATATTTAATTCAGGCCTTTGGTGTAAATGTTTTTACAGGAGGTATAAGTGTTATGTTGTATTTAGCATCCTTAATTTCCTTAGCACTTCTTGGAAAATCTTTTGGAAGTTACGGAGCTGCCTTGTTAAATTTTAAAGGATCGTTATTTTACACCAATATATTTGCAGTATCAATAATTGTATTGCTTGGATCAATCCAATTTTTTGGAGTTAAAAAAGTGGTGAAGTTTCAGAATGTAGCCATTATAATAACCATACTGATATTAGTTACTTTTTCCGTTGCAGGTTTAATCTATATGAAACCAGAACTGATGGCTCCGGCATTGTATCCATCTTCTAATAAAATATTGTTTAGCATTGCTATAACCTTCTTTTCTTATGAAGGATTTAGGATAATTACCAATACAGCCGAAGATATTGTTGATCCAGAAAAAAACTTGATGAAAGCTATTTTTATATCAATTGGTATAACGATGGTTATTTATACTGCGCTATCATTTGCTGTTTTTGGCAATCTTGAAGTTGATAAAGTTATTGAAGCTAAAGATTATGCACTTGCAGAAGCTGCTAGACCTGCGTTTGGAGTATTTGGTTTTACAATAATTTCTATAGCAGCCTTATTTGCCACTTCTTCTTCTATAAATGCCGTATTATTTGCAACCAATAATATTGCTTATCAAATGGCAAGAAATGGACAACTTCCAAGTTTTTTTGCAAACCCAATAGGAAAAACTAGAGAAGGTCTTTTAGTTAGTGTCGTTTTAACAGCCTTATTAATATTATTTTTAGATTTACTTCAAATTGCGGCAATCGGTTCTATTACTGTGTTATTTATTCATGCAATAACACATTTAGGGCATTTAAAGTTGCTTAAAAAAACGCATGCATCTAAGCTACTTGTCGTTTTAGCTCTAATTACTACACTAGGAGTTATTGTGTTGTTTTTACTATATTCAATAAAAGATTCTTATACTATTTTGCTATTATCTGGAGGCGTATTAATGCTGTCATTTTTAATAGAATTATTAATAAGAGCAATTACTAAACGTAAAGTTAATAAAACTAAAGAGGGAATATTTGGGGAAATTTTCCGATAAAATAAAGATGTTTTAAAACAGACCTTTTATCATTTAATGAATAAGTAAATCTATTTCCATTCTTTTCATAAAAGAGTAACCAATGAATTCCTTCTGGTAAAAAAAGGATGACGAGTAGATACAATATCCCTATAGGTGGAGTTTTACAAAGTCCAATTATTGCTGTTGACACCATGAGCTTTGGCTCAGTATCTGTTATAGCCAATGCTGCGCTTGATGACGAAATAATTTATCTTAAAAGTACTTTGATGTATATGTGTGAATGATGTAATTCTTATCAATAGTTTTGTAACACGTATCCTATTTGAGCTCCCTAACTTTGTTATCTAAACAATTTATAAACTTAAAAACAATAAAAATGAAAAAGATATTGATTGCAATAGATTATGATCAAACTGCACAAAAAGTAGCAGAAAAAGGTTTTTCGTTAGCGAAAACTATGAATGCTGAAGTTACATTATTACATGTAATTTCAAAACCTATATTGTATTATACTTCATACAATACCACACCTTTAGCACCAATAATAAATGTTGATGAATTAAAAGATGTTGCTCAAAATTTTCTTGATAAAACAAAACTTAATCTTGGAGATGAGTCTATTCAGACACTTGTTAAAGAAGGGGATACTTCAGTCCGTATATTGGAATCTGCAAAAACCATAAAAGCAGATGTTATTGTTATGGGCACTCATAGCCGTCAATGGTTAGAAAACATACTCATTGGGAGTGTTGCAGAAAGTGTGTTAAAAGATTCGACTTTGCCACTTTATATCATTCCTACAAAAAAAGAAGCCGAATAAAATGATTACTTGAATATCTCAACTTGGGGTTGTATTCCTTTGGAAGCTGGTTATTAAAAGATCAATTATTTTTGGTTGTTTAAACACTTGTTAATTAAGGGGTTTTCAAGAATAATGAATTGGAAGCAGCAAAAAATAGGGTATTGAAAATTGATTATCATACTATTTTCTACATGAGTTAGAATATATAAATATTGTATAGAAATGGCAATTTTGTAAAAGAAATGAAGGTTTACGGACTTTAATAGATTGTCATTTTTAAAGGGAAGGATAAAGAATTAGTATCTGTGTGTATGCTCGCTCTGGTTTATCTAGTTGCATACAAAGTTATATAAGATAAGCTTTACTGATTTAGTAATTAAATCGACACGGATGAAATTTCCATGAGACCAATAGTTTAAATATAAGTATATGATATTCAGTACAAAAAAATCAAAATCATCAGAACATGAACAAGAATCACAAGCTGATTTAAAATCTCTTTCCATGTCTGAGCTTCAGAAAAAATTGGGCACATCACCTAATGGTCTTACAAGTGAAGAAGCAAAGAAACGTCTAGCTCAATACGGCTATAATGATATTGAGGAAAAGAAGACCAACATGTTTCTGAAATTCCTTACCTATTTCTGGGGACCTATTCCATGGATGATTGAAGCAGCTATTGTCTTGTCTGCTTTTGCACGTCATTGGCCCGACTTTGGTATTATCCTAGTTCTGCTTTTAGCCAATGCCATCATAGGGTTTTGGGAAGAACGCGAAGCCGGAAATGCTATTGCCGCTCTTAGGGCAAATATGGCTATAAAAGCACGTGTTAAACGTAATGGAAAATGGATAAATCCTGATGCACGCGATCTGGTACCAGGTGATATCATTCGTCTTCGATTGGGAGACATTGTACCCGCTGATACGCGTTTATTGGAAGGAGATTCAGTTGAGGTAGATCAATCGGCATTAACAGGAGAATCATTGCCTGCTGAACGAAAATCTGGAGAAGTCGTTTTTTCAGGTTCCATTATTCGTCGTGGTGAAATTGAAGCACTGGTTTATGCTACCGGCTCAAATACCTACTTTGGAAAAACGGTTCAATTGGTACAAGAGGCAGGTACTATTAGCCATTTTCAAAAGGCAGTGCTTAAAATAGGAAACTATCTTATCATTCTGGCTGTTGCTTTGGTGGTGTTAATTATCGTTGTGGCATTATTTAGGGGAGATAATTTTCTAACTACCTTACAATTTGCATTGGTACTTACTGTGGCAGCCATTCCAGTAGCGATGCCAACAGTATTATCGGTAACAATGGCTGTTGGAGCGGGCCTTTTGGCAAAGAAAAAGGCGATAGTCAGTAAGTTGGTGGCAATTGAAGAATTGGCGGGTGTAGATATATTGTGTGCAGATAAAACCGGTACCCTTACCCAAAATAAACTAACTCTAGGTGATCCATTTAGCGTAAATAATATTCCTGTTAAGGATGTTATTCTCAATGGAGCGTTGGCATCAAGATCTGAAAACAACGACACCATAGATTTAGCAGTTCTTGGTGGTTTGGAAGATGAAGATTCGTTAAAGGAGTATAAAGTGCTTCATTTCCAGCCTTTCGATCCGGTTCATAAACGAACCGAAGCCAGTGTAAAAGATAGAGATGGCAAAGAGTTTAAGGTAACCAAAGGTGCACCTCAGGTGATTTTGGAATTGGTTGAAAATGTTGGAAAGGTAAAAATAGCTGTTGATAAAGCGATCAATGATTTTGCATCACGAGGTTTCCGTTCACTGGGAGTAGCTCGTACTGACGGCGACGGAAAATGGCAGTTTATTGGTGTTTTACCACTGTTTGATCCACCACGCGAAGATGCAAAGACCACCATTGCAACTGCACTCGCCATGGGCGTTAAAATTAAAATGGTAACAGGCGATGCCTTGGCTATTGCTAAAGAAACTGCTCAAAAGCTAAATATGGGTGCAAACATCCTTGATGCAAGCAGTCTGGGCGATTCAAAGAGAAAAGAAACGAAAGAGGTTGCTGAGTCTATTGAGAATGCCGATGGTTTTGCACAAGTGTACCCCGAGCATAAGTATCACATTGTAGATGTGTTGCAGAAACGTGGACATATTGTTGGCATGACAGGTGATGGGGTGAATGACGCCCCAGCATTGAAGAAAGCCGACTGTGGAATTGCGGTTTCAGGAGCCACCGATGCCGCACGAGCTGCCGCAGCAATCGTACTAACAACTTCAGGGTTATCAGTAATTATTGATGCCATCAAAGAGAGCCGTCGTATTTTTCAACGAATGAACAGTTATGCTATTTATCGGATTGCAGAAACGCTGCGAGTGCTGTTATTTATGACATTATCAATATTGGTATTTAACTTTTATCCAGTTACAGCAGTTATGATTGTAATACTGGCTTTGCTTAACGATGGCGCCATACTTTCCATTGCTTATGATAAGGTTCAATACAAGAATAAACCCGAGGCTTGGAACATGCCTATGGTACTTGGTATTTCAACAGTTCTAGGAGTAATTGGTGTTGTTTCTGCTTTCGGTTTGTTTTATCTGGGAGAGAAAGTTTTTCACCTTGATAGGGATATCATTCAAACGTTAATGTATTTAAAATTGTCTGTAGCAGGGCATCTAACTATTTTTCTTACACGTACACGCGGTCCTTTTTGGTCTATACGTCCAGCGAAAATTTTATGGGGAGCCGTACTTGGAACACAAATAATAGCAACGTTAATAGCTGTTTATGGAGTATTTATGACTCCATTAGGCTGGGAATGGGCTGGTTTTGTATGGGGATATGCACTAATTTGGTTTCTTATAAATGATCGAATAAAACTACTTGCGTACCGAATTTTCGATCCTGTAAAAAAAAGCAAACATTAATTAAAAAAATAACATTGCAGCCTAATACATTCATAATATATAACTAAAATAAAAATGAAACAATTAGGTATTGGTATGGTTCATTTAATTGCTCTTATCTTAATAGGAAGGCTGTTTTTTAGGAAGATGAAAAACTAAAAGGTATAAAATACAATGTCTAATAGTTGTAGAACATTCAAATGTTATACTTCTTCTCGATGGATATTAAATTTTAAAACAATCTTGAAAACCGTTTTAAACTCACGCTTACCTATACGAATAAGGAACGCTCTTTAATTTTGTATACGAAATTATCTAATTTACAGTTAATTACGGTTAAATGTATTCCCAAAGGTGAGAATGATGTAACTAATACACAGAACTGTGTAATGGTTTCTTTTACAGATAAGCTGACCTTTGAAAGGTAGAAAATAGATTTACTACAGTATTGCCACTTGCAACAATTAATAGTTAAAGGCATAAATAAAACGAAACTAAAAGGTAACTAGAATGAACAGAAAGGTAAACAGTAAGAGTTGTTTGGTAAACTGCAAATAAAGTGTCTTCTTTTATCTTATTATTAATCACAATTATAAATTTAATTAAAAATTACACTTATGAAAATTTCAATTTTATACATAATGAGTATCTTTTTGCTTTCTGGAACATTGCTTTCTGGGTGTCAATCAAAAGCTAAAAAAGTAGATAAAGCAAAAGAGAATGTACAGGAAGCTAAAGTGGACTTGTACGAAATACGATTAGACACAATTAGTAACTATGAGCAATTTAAAATAGAAGCTGAAAAGTTAATTACTACGCAAGAAAAAAATATTGTTGAATTTAAAAACATATTAGTCAGCGAAAAAAAGGAAGTCAATGCTGAATATCATAAAAAGTTGGATGCGTTAGAAGTTAAAAACAAGGAATTAAAAAAGAATCTTGTAGACTATAAAGATGATGGAGAAGACAAATGGAATGGATTTAAAAAAGAGTTTAACCATGATATGAATAAATTGGGCAAAGCTTTTAAAGATTTAACCGTTGAAAACGAAGAATAAACAGAAAAATCATGAAAAATCTCCTTTATGTAATAGCGGTTTTATTGGTGCTTATTTGGATACTCGTTTTTAAACCTTCTTCAAGTGTTCATTTGTGGCTTGCTGCGGCTGGCTTAATTGTTCTTATCAGAATCGTATTCGATAAAAAACTATCAAAAAGATAGAAAAAATAAATTATTTAAAAAGAAACGAACATAAATTTTTAGAATTCTAAATTCAGACAGAAGAATGATTAAAATTTATGTGAGTTCCTAAATGTGTTCAATTTTTTTTGAACATATTCTGAAATCAAAAAAAAAAATAAACAGATGAAAAATTCTAAAAAAAACTAGGTGTTTGGTTAGATCATACGCAAGCTCAGATTATTGAAGAAAAAAAAGGTGTTTATACTTCTTATAAAATAGAATCTCCCTCTGAAGAAGGAGAAAAGCAAAACTTTGGGGTGGATGAAAGTCTAGAACAAAATACAGAGCAAGACCAACTTTCAGATTTTTTTAAAAGGATAAGCGCAGTTTTAAAAGATTATACAGAAGTGCTACTATTTGGACCAACCAATGCTAAATCGGAATTGTACATCTTATTAAAAGAAGATAAGCATTTTAATAAAATTAAGATTGATGTTGAAACAACGGACAATTTAACCGAAAATAAGATGCATGAATTTGTAAAAGAATATTTTGAAAAAAAATAGATAATTAGAATCATTTTAAATTTAAAGTCAGATAACAACCAATAAAAATTATTCCGATTAGGTATTCTGTAAATATGAATCATTAAAAAAGAAATGTAAATTATGTGTATAAATCATGAAGAAATAAACAAAGAGATTTTTGAGTTACAGAAGGAAATTCAGGAAAAATATCCTGAACTAATGAAATACCTCACAGAAATGCCAGATACACTTCCGGTAGAAGGAAGCGTTAAGGTCGATTCTAATGCTTTATTGAAATACCTTAATTCATTAAAGGAGATGGTTTTAAATTATAAAAACAACCATAAATAAAAAACATAAAATGAAAACGATTTTAATTAGCGATGTTGGAGGAAAACAAGAAACAATAATACCTTATGCTTTAAATTTAACAAAACATATAGATAATAAAATAGAGATTGTTCATGTGGTTGATTCTAGAGTACAACAGGGAGTTAGTAGTGCTTATTCCGATTCGCAGAGTTTTCAGGTTGGCGAAAAACTATCAACTACAATGATTATTGAACGAGAAGTATCCTTAGTAAAATCGAGACTCGACAAACTGCTAAGTGTTGAGGCTTCAAAGTTAAATTTTCCGTTAAAGGTTTATACAATTGTAGAGGAAAACTCTATTGAAAATTTGTTACAAACAATATTTAAAGTTGATGAACCATCTATAATAATAAGTTCTTCTGCACTAGAAGGCACTATTTTAAATGATATTGATGAGTCTCTTGAATTAGCAAAAATATTTAACAATTTATCACTAATTATTACACCTGGTAGTAAATTTACTATTCCTAAAAAAATACTGATTCAATATGATTTCGAATTAGAGATTAATGATGGTGTTTTTAGAGTATTAGACTATTTAAAACCACTTAATATACCTATTGATGTTGTTGGTGTAACAGAAATAGATAAATATCCAGAAATGGTAATAAAAAGTGAAGCTTGGCAACAGGATGCTAGTAATTATATGAATTCTTCGCTTCCAATTACAACCAATATACTTACAGGAAATCAACAAGCTGAGGTTCTTTCTAGTTTTATTCAAACAAATAATTATGATTTGGTAGCTATCCCAAAAGACATGAAAACATCTCCTAGTATAAATGTGTTTTCTAAAGACCTATCCAAACAACTGCTAGAAAGTCTTGATATACCTGTTATTATTTATTAAAAAATGTATTTAAAATTTTAAAAGAACGATGGTATTTGTGATGGAAATTAGAATGTTAACAGAAAAAAAATTACAATCCATAATTATTTAATAGATCATTAAAACAATGAAAAAGGATGAAGATTTACTTGTCTGCCAACGAAGAACAAAATGTACCTGTTAAATAGGGGTACTTCTATTATCAAAGAACGGAACAGGCTGCATAAACAAAATCCTATGCATCAATAGTTATAAAAAAAAACCCTTTCAGAAATATATAAATGGGAAAACAATGTAATAAACAATTTAAAAAAAGGATAA
Encoded here:
- a CDS encoding cupin domain-containing protein; translation: MKTTDLENSKPHILIEIIEYVPNSVVAKTIIRKTTGNVTVVAIDMGEALSEKISPFDTFIQIIEGNAEVIIDSKSNILKAGEGIIIPAHTSNNVKANERFKMISTIIKSGYEEF
- a CDS encoding APC family permease, with protein sequence MDRSENKIGLWSAVGLGVGAMIGAGIFALMGQAGDIAGKAVYISFILGGIVAAISGYSLAKLGARFPAAGGIVEYLIQAFGVNVFTGGISVMLYLASLISLALLGKSFGSYGAALLNFKGSLFYTNIFAVSIIVLLGSIQFFGVKKVVKFQNVAIIITILILVTFSVAGLIYMKPELMAPALYPSSNKILFSIAITFFSYEGFRIITNTAEDIVDPEKNLMKAIFISIGITMVIYTALSFAVFGNLEVDKVIEAKDYALAEAARPAFGVFGFTIISIAALFATSSSINAVLFATNNIAYQMARNGQLPSFFANPIGKTREGLLVSVVLTALLILFLDLLQIAAIGSITVLFIHAITHLGHLKLLKKTHASKLLVVLALITTLGVIVLFLLYSIKDSYTILLLSGGVLMLSFLIELLIRAITKRKVNKTKEGIFGEIFR
- a CDS encoding universal stress protein; the encoded protein is MKKILIAIDYDQTAQKVAEKGFSLAKTMNAEVTLLHVISKPILYYTSYNTTPLAPIINVDELKDVAQNFLDKTKLNLGDESIQTLVKEGDTSVRILESAKTIKADVIVMGTHSRQWLENILIGSVAESVLKDSTLPLYIIPTKKEAE
- a CDS encoding plasma-membrane proton-efflux P-type ATPase, translating into MIFSTKKSKSSEHEQESQADLKSLSMSELQKKLGTSPNGLTSEEAKKRLAQYGYNDIEEKKTNMFLKFLTYFWGPIPWMIEAAIVLSAFARHWPDFGIILVLLLANAIIGFWEEREAGNAIAALRANMAIKARVKRNGKWINPDARDLVPGDIIRLRLGDIVPADTRLLEGDSVEVDQSALTGESLPAERKSGEVVFSGSIIRRGEIEALVYATGSNTYFGKTVQLVQEAGTISHFQKAVLKIGNYLIILAVALVVLIIVVALFRGDNFLTTLQFALVLTVAAIPVAMPTVLSVTMAVGAGLLAKKKAIVSKLVAIEELAGVDILCADKTGTLTQNKLTLGDPFSVNNIPVKDVILNGALASRSENNDTIDLAVLGGLEDEDSLKEYKVLHFQPFDPVHKRTEASVKDRDGKEFKVTKGAPQVILELVENVGKVKIAVDKAINDFASRGFRSLGVARTDGDGKWQFIGVLPLFDPPREDAKTTIATALAMGVKIKMVTGDALAIAKETAQKLNMGANILDASSLGDSKRKETKEVAESIENADGFAQVYPEHKYHIVDVLQKRGHIVGMTGDGVNDAPALKKADCGIAVSGATDAARAAAAIVLTTSGLSVIIDAIKESRRIFQRMNSYAIYRIAETLRVLLFMTLSILVFNFYPVTAVMIVILALLNDGAILSIAYDKVQYKNKPEAWNMPMVLGISTVLGVIGVVSAFGLFYLGEKVFHLDRDIIQTLMYLKLSVAGHLTIFLTRTRGPFWSIRPAKILWGAVLGTQIIATLIAVYGVFMTPLGWEWAGFVWGYALIWFLINDRIKLLAYRIFDPVKKSKH